A window of Streptomyces sp. SAI-127 contains these coding sequences:
- a CDS encoding RluA family pseudouridine synthase: MRRRTPPPPSPLPQRDGVDPVRVRLPIGEGWATVRDHLVARLAAGAEVIDGLLEAGRVVDAAGHPVTRDMAYVPGMFVWFHRELPDEERVPYPIDVIYRDEHVVVADKPHFLATTPRGSHVAETALARLRRQLGIPTLGAAHRLDRLTAGLVMFTVRPEERGAYQSLFRDRRVAKEYEAVAPYDPALPLPRTVRSRIVKERGVLAAREIEGEPNAVSRIELLEHRGERARYRLTPSTGQTHQLRVHMSALGVPILGDPLYPVVTDPIASGDFRRPLQLLARVLEFTDPITGREHRFVSPRVLRAWSSYDEWAAG, from the coding sequence ATGAGACGCCGTACTCCGCCCCCGCCCTCTCCCCTGCCGCAGCGCGACGGGGTCGATCCGGTGCGGGTGCGGTTGCCGATCGGTGAGGGTTGGGCGACCGTGCGGGATCATCTCGTGGCGCGGCTCGCGGCAGGGGCCGAGGTGATCGACGGACTGCTGGAGGCGGGGCGGGTCGTGGATGCCGCCGGGCATCCGGTGACGCGCGACATGGCGTACGTGCCGGGGATGTTCGTGTGGTTCCACCGGGAGCTGCCCGACGAGGAGCGGGTCCCCTACCCGATCGACGTCATCTACCGGGACGAACACGTAGTCGTGGCCGACAAGCCGCACTTCCTGGCCACCACCCCGCGCGGCAGCCATGTCGCCGAGACGGCCCTGGCGCGGCTGCGCCGGCAGCTGGGCATCCCCACATTGGGCGCCGCGCACCGGCTGGACCGACTGACAGCCGGCCTGGTGATGTTCACCGTGCGGCCCGAGGAGCGCGGCGCCTATCAGTCGCTGTTCCGGGACAGACGGGTGGCGAAGGAGTACGAAGCCGTGGCCCCGTACGACCCGGCGCTGCCCCTGCCGCGCACCGTGCGCAGCCGGATCGTCAAGGAACGCGGAGTCCTGGCGGCCCGGGAGATCGAGGGCGAGCCCAACGCCGTCAGCCGGATCGAGTTGCTGGAGCACCGGGGCGAGCGCGCCCGGTACCGGCTGACGCCGAGTACCGGGCAGACGCATCAGTTGCGGGTGCACATGAGCGCTCTGGGCGTGCCGATCCTCGGCGACCCCCTCTATCCAGTGGTCACCGACCCCATTGCGTCCGGCGACTTCCGGCGTCCGCTCCAACTGCTGGCACGGGTGCTGGAGTTCACCGATCCGATCACGGGACGCGAGCACCGGTTCGTCAGCCCTCGCGTGCTGCGGGCGTGGTCGTCGTACGACGAATGGGCTGCCGGATAG